The window CATGTTGGCGCTTGTTTTGGCGCTAAATTCGACCCGCCAGCCGATTCACTCAGACTTTAAACTTCGCAGCATAATATCAGGGTGACTCAATCAGAATTCCGATACCGGCTTTTTGCAGGGACGCCAGTTTTGAATTTTGACACGAATCCCTCCTTACGCCATTTCAATTTCCAGGTCTTTATTGATATTGATTCAATCCCCTTGACCGGCTATAAAGCGCTGTCTCGCTCGATGATCTCCACCGTGTTAGATATTCCCCGGAGTTCGGCTATATCTTCCTCAGTGAACAATCTCCACCCCCGTACGTCCCTGGTTTGCTTTTTCAGGACGCCTGCCTTCAACCAGCGGAGGAGAGTAGCCCGGCTGATGCGGATTTTCCGGGCTACTTCTTGAGTCCTGAAGTATGTCATTCCATCTATTTCAATTGGCATGGACACCTCACGTAAGTCGTCTTGACATATTAATGAGTATAGTCACAGCAATTAACAATCAAGTCACAATATGGGGCAAATAAGTCACAAAAATATCACGGCGATTGGCTGAGCCGCCGTCGAAAGCAGTCCACATTATTAACCCACGTTTATTTCTGGGGAACGCCAAGCAGAGGGTGGTTAACCACTATTATTATCGATCCAGGCGGAAGGCGATTCGGGGCATTACGGAATATTTCGAGGTCTTCTATAACCGGCAACTCAATACGCTCACTCGCCAATCTTCCCCTTTTGTAGTAAGATAAGGTTGAGTTTTTCTATCCAGTTGGTCTTCAGGAGGGTGCAGGAATGACCATGAAATTATTCAAAACAGGGAGGGAGTGGTATTTATGGCTGGCTTATATATTCTGCGTTGTCTGGGAGCAATTCTCTTTGGCCTCGGTGGGTGGAGGTTGGGGCTATTCATCAACGCCAAGAATCCCCCAATGGAAGGAACTCTGTGGATTGTGCTGCTTATCGTTTGTGGCGTTGCCGTCGGTTTCGGCTTCGTCTATTTTTTCCAAAAGTGGATGCCCGGAAAGATCAAACATGTCCCCGCGCAGACTCTTTTTGCGGCCACAGTCGGTCTTGTTATTGCGTTGATCCTCTCGGCCATTCTGACGTTGCCCCTCTCTCAGCTCCCGGAACCGTGGAGCTGGGTTTCACCGGCGGTTGCCTGTCTGGTGCTGAGTTATCTGGGTATATCGCTAATGGTCATGCGCGGTCGAGATGTGGGATCACTGGTCGGCCTGGTGCCATCAGTGGCAACGGGTCGGACTCATGGACGAGGCGGCAAATTTATTCTGGACACCAATTCGATCATCGATGGGCGTATAGCGGACATCATTCAGACGGGTTTTGTCTATGGAACCATGATCATTCCCAAGTTTGTCCTCGATGAACTGCACTATATTGCCGATTCCCCTGATCCGTTGCGGCGCACTCGCGGGCGCAGGGGATTGGATATACTGACCAAGCTCCAGAAGGATGCCGAAGTCCCCGTCCAGATATCGGATATCGATTTTGAAGGTGTCCGCGAAGTTGATACCAAGCTGGTGGAATTGGCCAAGGTGATGCGATGTCCCATTGTCACCAATGACGTCAATCTGAATCGAGTGGCATCGCTGCAGGGTGTCAGGATACTCAACATCAACGAACTGGTTAACGCGTTGAAGCCAGTGGTCCTTCCCGGCGAAGAAATGCGCCTTCGCATCGTTCAGGAAGGCAAGGAGCACGGACAGGGAATCGGTTTCCTCGATGATGGCACGATGGTGGTCGTTGAAGGGGGACGCCGCTATATCAATAATGAGATCACGGTTATAGTGAGCCGGGTATTACAGACGGGAGCGGGACGGATGATTTTCGCTCAGCCTCGGAATTAGGGAATGCGAAAGGAAAAGACAGGGGCGATTGTAGTGGCCGCCGGAAAGAGTCGGCGGATGGAGGGGACGGATAAGGTTTTCGCCGATCTTGGCGGGAAGCCGCTCCTGGCAAGAGTGATCAGCACACTCCAGGAATGTAATTGCGTGGACCAGATCGTGGTGGTGGTGAGTCAGGAAAATTTGGGGCGAGGGCAACAACTTCAAGACAAGTATAACTGGTCGAAAGTATCGGGGTTCTGTCTTGGGGGAGAAAGGCGGCAGGACTCCGTAAGGGAGGGGCTCAAGCGGCTGATCGGTTGCGATTGGGTGGTGATTCACGATGGCGGCAGGCCGCTGGTCTCGGTTGATCTGATTGAGAGGGGATTGGTTGAAGCGAAGGGCACAGGCGCGGCGATAGCCGCCGTGCCTGCCAAGGACACCATCAAGGTTGCCACGGCGGATGGCTTTGTTCAGAGCACGCTCCGGCGAGAGACTTTATGGGTAGTACAAACGCCGCAGGTCTTCCGCTTCGCTCTGATCGAGCAGGCTCATCATCAGATAAGAGAAGATGTTACGGATGATGCCATGATGGTAGAGCAATTGGGGCATCGAGTCAGGATCTATATGGGTTCATATGAAAATATCAAGGTCACTACGCCGGATGACCTGGCGCTGGCGGAGATGATTGTAAGGAACAGAGAACTCTGATGCGGGTTGGTATCGGTTACGATGTTCACAAGCTGGAGGAGGGGCGCAGCCTGGTGTTGGGAGGGGTGGAGATACCTTTCGAGAAGGGGTTGGTTGGCTGGAGCGATGCCGATGTAGTGATTCATGCCATCATTGATGCATTGCTGGGTGCCGCTGCTCTGGGGGATATAGGGACTCACTTCCCTTCCGGCGATTCCAGGTACAAGGAAGTATCGAGCGTACTCTTGCTTCAGAAGACAAACAAACTTCTTGGCGATCAGGGCTGGCAAGTGGGTAACATCGATGTGACTATCGTGGCCCATGAACCGAAGATGGGGCCGTTTATCGAAGAGATGAGAAGCCGGATCGCTGAGGCGCTTGCCACCAACAGTGAACTGGTAAGCGTGAAGGCCAAGAGCGGTAACGGAATCGGTTCTATAGGAGAAGGGAAAGGGATCGAGGCTTACGCGGTGGCATTGGTGGAAGCCAAAGTCTGAGGAGGTGTGAGGATGATAACGCAATATCTGCAAGAAGCCATGCGCCGGGCCAAATACAAGATTCTGGAAGATGGGACCTATTATGGGTGGATCGAAGAACTGGCGGGCGTCTGGGCAAGCGGTGTTACCCTGGAAGAATGTCGGACAGAATTGGGGTCAGTCGTTGATGATTGGTTGCTTTTGGGGTTGAAACTGGGGCATCATATCCCGCCCCTGAGCAATATTGATCTGAACACAGCGGTGGAGGCTCTCAAGTAAAATGCCCGGCCGCCTTGTTCCGCTGTCTTGGGACGCTTTAGTGCAGAGACTGAGAGGCCTTGGCTTCGAAGGTCCCTATCGAGGAGGCAAGCACTATTTCATGGTCAGGGGGACGCTAAGACTAACCATTCCCAATCCCCATGGCAGCGATATCAGCGTTGCCTTGCTCAAAGAAATTATTAACCGAGCGGGCATCAGCCGCGAGAAATGGCTGAAATAGACCGCAGAATCAGCGACGCGATTCCAAGGCGGCAGAGAAAAGGAATGCGAATGAAGATTTATAACACACTCACCGGCAAGAAAGAAGAATTCGTCCCCGGCGGCGATCAGGTCAAGATGTATGTCTGCGGGGTGACGCCGTACGACTCTTCCCATATCGGCCATGCCATGAGCTATATCAACTTCGATGTGGTGCGGCGGTATCTGGCATTCAAGGGCTATAAGGTCAGATATGTTCAGAATTTCACCGATATCGATGATAAGATCATCGCCCGGGCCAACAAGCTCGGCATATCGGCTCAGGAGTTGGCCACCCGGTTTATCGATGAGTACTTTGAGGATATGGATGCGCTGAATATCATGCGGGCCGATGTCTATCCGCGGGCTACCGAGGAAGTTGCGGATATCATCCGTGTGGTGTCTGGATTGATTGAGAAGGGCCATGCCTATGAGCTGAAAGGCGATGTCTATTTCCGCGTGCGGAGCGCAGATAAATACGGAAAACTCAGCCATCGCAATTTGGATGATATGCGCGCCGGGGCAAGAATAGAGGTGGACGAGGCCAAGGAGTATCCGCTCGACTTCGCCCTGTGGAAGGCTTCAAAGCCGGGGGAGCCGAGTTGGGAGAGCCCATGGGGAAAGGGGAGGCCGGGATGGCACATCGAGTGCAGTGTGATGTCTATTAAATACCTGGGCAACACGCTGGATATTCATGGCGGCGGACAGGACCTGATTTTCCCTCATCATGAGAATGAAATTGCCCAGAGCGAGGCCTTCACCGGAGAGCCCTTTGTCAGATGCTGGATGCATAATGGGTTGTTGCAGCTGGGGCAGGACAAGATGAGCAAATCGCTGGGGAACCTGATCACGGTGAAGCAGATTCTGGAAAAGTCCACCGCCGATGCTTTGAGGCTTTTCGTGCTCAGCTCGCATTATCGCAGCCCGTTGAACTATTCCGATGAAGGGCTGTCCGCGATGGAAAAAGGGGCCGAGCGGTTACGCCGGGCGGCAACGCTTGAAGACGTCAAAACGCCAAGCCGGTTGCTGGATGCAGCGCCTTATCGCCAGAGATTCATCGAGGCGATGGACGATGATTTCAATACGGCACAGGCGGTGGGCAGCCTCTTTGACCTGGCGCGCGAGATCAATCGGGCCAAAGAGGAAGGCATCTCGATTGTCGAGGCGCAGAAGGAACTCAGTGAACTCTCGGGCGTGCTGGGTTTGGAGATGGAAGAAGAGAAACACGAATTTGATGCCGGGCCGTTTGTCGATCTGCTGATTGACGTTCGGACCCAGCTCCGGTCGGCCAAGCAGTGGCAGATGGCCGATGTGATCCGCAATCGACTTTTGGAACTGGGCATTGCTTTGGAGGACACGCCCAAAGGGACTGTGTGGAAACAGAAGGGCTGAGACTCAAAATGTGGCAAGTGATCGGACAGGACAAAGCAGTCAATTCCTTAAAGCGCAGCCTGGCAGAAGGGCATCTGGCTCATGCCTATGTTTTCGTCGGGCCCAGGCATGTAGGCAAGATGACACTGGCAATTAATCTGGCGCAGGCGCTTAATTGCGCTTCGGATGAGAAACCGTGCGGCCAGTGCCATACCTGCCGGCGCATCGCTTTGGGCAAACACCCGGATGTGCGCGTCATCCAGCGGACCGATGTTGCCGAGTCCGAGGAATCGGCCCAGCGCAAGAACATCAGTATCGATCAGATCAGAGAGATGCAGCACAATGTGCACCTGAAGCCCTACGAGGGTGGCTGGAGGGTCATCATCATCGATGGGGCCGAGTTCATGAACGATGAGGCGGCAAACGCGCTCCTGAAAACACTTGAAGAACCCCCGGAGAGCACTCTTTTTGTGCTGATAAACACCGATGAGGGGGCTCTTCTGCCAACGATCCTCTCTCGCTGCCAGAGGATCGATCTTCTGCCTCTCTCCATCCGGGCCGCAAGGCAAGCGCTGGGGGAGCAATTCGGCGCCTCTCCGGAACGGGCTGACCTTCTGGCTCGGCTGAGTCACGGCGCGATCGGTTGGGCCATTCTGGCTGCCAGTGACGAAAGCATCATGGAGGAGCGTTCCCGGAATCTAGAGAGTTTCATATCGCTGGCAGATTCTGGAATCACCGAGCGGTTTGAGTTTGCCAATGGGCTGGCGACGTTGTTCGGTAAGAATCGCGCTTTGGTGCGCAGTCGGCTGGAGCTGTGGCTTACCTGGTGGCGAGACCTGCTCTTGGTGAAGAATAGCGGCATTGAGTTTATTACCAATCTGCACAAAAAAGAAACGCTTGAGCAGCAGGCGGGGAGATACAGTCTGAGTGCGATAGTGGGCATCATGAAATCCATTCAGGAAACGATGCTGCAGCTGGAGCAGAATGCCAATCCCCGTTTGGCTCTGGAAGTATTGATGCTGAACACAAGCGTTGAAAGAGAGAGAATCCATGCCTGATGTAGTAAGCGTTCGTTTTAAATCCGCCGGGCCGATCTATTATTTTGACCCGGCAGGCCTTGACTTGAAGGTCGGTGATTGGGTGATCGTCGATACCGCCCGTGGGCAGTCCATGGGCAGAATCATTGTAGCTTCTACGCCAATCCCCGATGGCGAACTTCAAGAACCATTGAAAGCGGTAGTTCGCAAGGCGGAGCCTGAGGAGTTGGGCAGAGTCAAAGAGCTCAAGGTTAAGGAAGAGGAGGCGCTGAAGAAATGCGCCGAACTTATCACCAAGCATGAGCTGCCGATGAAGGCGGTTACGGCTGAGTACAATTTCGATAGCAGCCACCTGACCATCTATTTTCGAGCGGAAGAGAAAGTTGACTTCCGGGCTTTGCTGAAAGAACTGGGCTCTGTTTTCAAGACCCGCGTGGAATTGCGGCAGGTTGGGGCCAGGGATGTGGCTAAGCTTCTGGGTGGTTCCGGGAGGTGTGGTCAGCCTCTATGTTGCACCAGGCACCTCAGCAAGTTCGATCCGATCACAGTGAGGATGGCGCGGGATCAGGATCTGCCCCTTAATCCGGCGATGATCTCCGGCCTCTGTGGGAAACTGCTTTGTTGCCTCAAGTACGAACATGAGCAGTATCTAGCCATGAAAGCCAGTTTGCCCGGAAAGGGGAAAATGGTGATGTCTCCCCATGGTCTGGGTAAGGTGGTAAAGGTCAATCCGATCAAACAGACCGTGATGGTCCAGCTTGAAAGCGCGGTAACCCTGGAATTTTCTGCTCAGCAAGTCAAGCTGCAGGCGAAAGGGGAATAGCCTCGGACATGTCGGGCAGAGCCGTTGGTTTTCACTGCAACCGTTTGAGCTATCTGGATGAGGCGATCACCCGGAACGGCCTGAGCCGGGGTGAGTTTTATAACTTTCCTGCTGGCGATATCGCCGCGCTCAAGAGGTGCATCACCACCCGGAATCTGGCCCGCAGCATTCACTCTCCGCTGGTGAAGCCGGATTGGTATCCAGATCCTCCCACATGGTCTTTCCTTTGTGATGTTGAGGAGACCAGCCGGAGTCGCACTTTCCGGATGATCGAACAGACCCTCGATCACGCCCA of the Dehalococcoidia bacterium genome contains:
- a CDS encoding PIN domain nuclease, whose protein sequence is MAGLYILRCLGAILFGLGGWRLGLFINAKNPPMEGTLWIVLLIVCGVAVGFGFVYFFQKWMPGKIKHVPAQTLFAATVGLVIALILSAILTLPLSQLPEPWSWVSPAVACLVLSYLGISLMVMRGRDVGSLVGLVPSVATGRTHGRGGKFILDTNSIIDGRIADIIQTGFVYGTMIIPKFVLDELHYIADSPDPLRRTRGRRGLDILTKLQKDAEVPVQISDIDFEGVREVDTKLVELAKVMRCPIVTNDVNLNRVASLQGVRILNINELVNALKPVVLPGEEMRLRIVQEGKEHGQGIGFLDDGTMVVVEGGRRYINNEITVIVSRVLQTGAGRMIFAQPRN
- the ispF gene encoding 2-C-methyl-D-erythritol 2,4-cyclodiphosphate synthase gives rise to the protein MRVGIGYDVHKLEEGRSLVLGGVEIPFEKGLVGWSDADVVIHAIIDALLGAAALGDIGTHFPSGDSRYKEVSSVLLLQKTNKLLGDQGWQVGNIDVTIVAHEPKMGPFIEEMRSRIAEALATNSELVSVKAKSGNGIGSIGEGKGIEAYAVALVEAKV
- the ispD gene encoding 2-C-methyl-D-erythritol 4-phosphate cytidylyltransferase is translated as MRKEKTGAIVVAAGKSRRMEGTDKVFADLGGKPLLARVISTLQECNCVDQIVVVVSQENLGRGQQLQDKYNWSKVSGFCLGGERRQDSVREGLKRLIGCDWVVIHDGGRPLVSVDLIERGLVEAKGTGAAIAAVPAKDTIKVATADGFVQSTLRRETLWVVQTPQVFRFALIEQAHHQIREDVTDDAMMVEQLGHRVRIYMGSYENIKVTTPDDLALAEMIVRNREL
- a CDS encoding stage 0 sporulation family protein encodes the protein MPDVVSVRFKSAGPIYYFDPAGLDLKVGDWVIVDTARGQSMGRIIVASTPIPDGELQEPLKAVVRKAEPEELGRVKELKVKEEEALKKCAELITKHELPMKAVTAEYNFDSSHLTIYFRAEEKVDFRALLKELGSVFKTRVELRQVGARDVAKLLGGSGRCGQPLCCTRHLSKFDPITVRMARDQDLPLNPAMISGLCGKLLCCLKYEHEQYLAMKASLPGKGKMVMSPHGLGKVVKVNPIKQTVMVQLESAVTLEFSAQQVKLQAKGE
- a CDS encoding type II toxin-antitoxin system HicA family toxin, which translates into the protein MPGRLVPLSWDALVQRLRGLGFEGPYRGGKHYFMVRGTLRLTIPNPHGSDISVALLKEIINRAGISREKWLK
- the cysS gene encoding cysteine--tRNA ligase, which gives rise to MKIYNTLTGKKEEFVPGGDQVKMYVCGVTPYDSSHIGHAMSYINFDVVRRYLAFKGYKVRYVQNFTDIDDKIIARANKLGISAQELATRFIDEYFEDMDALNIMRADVYPRATEEVADIIRVVSGLIEKGHAYELKGDVYFRVRSADKYGKLSHRNLDDMRAGARIEVDEAKEYPLDFALWKASKPGEPSWESPWGKGRPGWHIECSVMSIKYLGNTLDIHGGGQDLIFPHHENEIAQSEAFTGEPFVRCWMHNGLLQLGQDKMSKSLGNLITVKQILEKSTADALRLFVLSSHYRSPLNYSDEGLSAMEKGAERLRRAATLEDVKTPSRLLDAAPYRQRFIEAMDDDFNTAQAVGSLFDLAREINRAKEEGISIVEAQKELSELSGVLGLEMEEEKHEFDAGPFVDLLIDVRTQLRSAKQWQMADVIRNRLLELGIALEDTPKGTVWKQKG
- the holB gene encoding DNA polymerase III subunit delta', which produces METEGLRLKMWQVIGQDKAVNSLKRSLAEGHLAHAYVFVGPRHVGKMTLAINLAQALNCASDEKPCGQCHTCRRIALGKHPDVRVIQRTDVAESEESAQRKNISIDQIREMQHNVHLKPYEGGWRVIIIDGAEFMNDEAANALLKTLEEPPESTLFVLINTDEGALLPTILSRCQRIDLLPLSIRAARQALGEQFGASPERADLLARLSHGAIGWAILAASDESIMEERSRNLESFISLADSGITERFEFANGLATLFGKNRALVRSRLELWLTWWRDLLLVKNSGIEFITNLHKKETLEQQAGRYSLSAIVGIMKSIQETMLQLEQNANPRLALEVLMLNTSVERERIHA
- a CDS encoding type II toxin-antitoxin system HicB family antitoxin, with the translated sequence MITQYLQEAMRRAKYKILEDGTYYGWIEELAGVWASGVTLEECRTELGSVVDDWLLLGLKLGHHIPPLSNIDLNTAVEALK
- a CDS encoding MerR family transcriptional regulator, translating into MPIEIDGMTYFRTQEVARKIRISRATLLRWLKAGVLKKQTRDVRGWRLFTEEDIAELRGISNTVEIIERDSAL